CTCCCTCCGGCCTATGGCTTGACGAGGACTCCGCAGGCGAGGCGGGGGCCGCTGTTGCCGGTGGGGTCCGTACGGTGGTCGTCGGCAGCGGCATGGATGACCAGGGCGCGGGCGTCATCGAGGAGCGAGTTCCACCCGGTGCCCAGGGTGACCCGCTCGGTGAACGTCTCCAGGCGGCCGGTTCCATCGGCGTCGACCCGCATGTTGGGGAGGTCGCCGACGTGGGGGCCGGCGGGGTTCAGGATTCCGTGCCCCCTCCGGGTCGGGTTGAAGTGCCCCCCGGCCGAGGCGAAGCTCGGTGGATCGCATCGCCCCATCTCGTGGATGTGGACGCCCTTGTCACCGGGGGGCAGGCCGCTCACGGTAACGACAATCCGGACGCCACCGGTCACCTGGGCCAGCGACGCTGTCCCGACGACCTCGTCCCGGGCGTTCCTCAGCACGGCAGTCGCCGTGGCGGGCGGGGCCTGCAGCACGGCCAGGCACCCCCCGGTCGCAAGCAAGATCACCGCGAGCGTGACGGGCCAGCGTCCGTCCCCGACGATCCCCGTCAGCGCCGGCACTCGTGGGCATGGGTGTCTTCGCTCGCCGATCCTCAGGGCGCCGCGCCACCGCGGGCGAAGTCGTCCTTGGCCTGCCGGAGCGCATCCGGTGACGCCAGCAAGTCGAGGGCGGTCATGGCCAGGGCCTTGGCCCCCACGAGGATGCCAGCCCGGGCCATCGGCGAGCGCGCCCATTCGGCGAATTCTCGGGAGTGGCCGGGCACCCCGTCCGGCGAGATGCGCACGTACGGATGGATCGTGGGGACGGCATGGCTGAGGTTGCCGCAGTCCGTCGAGCCGTAGCCGGCGTCGCCGTCTTCGGGATCTTCCGAGACGTCGATCAAGGCGAGATTCCGGGCGAACAGTCGAGCCATGGTGGCGTTGGGCCGTAGCGGCTCGTGGACGACGGGATCGGCCGTCACCTTCGCGGTGCAGCCGGTCGCCGTCGCGGCGCCGTCGGCGCAGGCCTGGAACCGACGGAGCAGCTCGAAGCAGTACGTCCTGTCCAACGACCGCAGATAGAAGTCGGCGCTGGTGTGCTCGGGAATGATGTTGGGCTGGGCGCCGCCGTTCACGATGACGCCGTGCACGCGCGCGTCCGGGCGCAGCTGCTGGCGCATGGCGTCCAGAGCCACGAAGAGCTGGATGACGGCGTTGAGGGCATTCACCCCGCGCCAGGGCCACGAGGAGGCGTGCGCCGCGCGTCCGAAGAACTCGGCCTTCACCTTCACGATTCCCAGGCTGGGCCGCCACACCCGAGTGCCCGAGCGTCCGTGGATCATCAGTGCGGCGTCCACGTCACGGAACACCCCGGCCTCCAGGAGCTTGACCTTGCCGGCCCCGCCCTCTTCGGCCGGCGTACCGATCACCTGGATCTCACCGGCGAACGGAAGCCGACCCAACGCCAGCGCGGCCCCGGCTCCCGCGCCGGCGGCGGCGATGACGTTGTGGCCGCAGGCGTGCCCGATGCCGGGCAGGGCGTCGTACTCGCAGAGGATGGCTACGCGGGGGCCGGGCCCGGCGCCGGAGATGGTGGCGCGGAACGCCGTAGGCAGCCCGACACCCCGCTCGACCCGCGCGCCGTGGAGCTCCAGGAACTCCGTGAGCCAGGCGTGCGCCTGCTCCTCCTTGAAGCACAGCTCGGGATGCCCGTGGATCCTGAGGGACAGCTGCTCGAGCTCGTCGCCCAGACGGTCGACGGCCTCGGCGAGCCCGGTCTTGATGGCGTCGGCCGCCGCGCTCACGTGGCCGCGAACTCCTTTCGAATCTGGGCCAGCAGCATGGGCTCGGCCAGTATGTCGTAGGCCGTCAGGGCCAGCGTCTTGGCTGCGATGAGCAGGCCCTCGCGGGCGAGGGGACTGACGGCCGCGGCCTCGAAGGCGCGCGAATGGATCGGGGTTCCGTCCGGGGCGATCTTGACGAGCGGTTGGATCGTGGGCACGACCTGGCTCACATTGCCGACGTCCGAGGAGCCGAGGTGTTCCTTGTCCTCCGGGGATTCGGTCACCCCGAACCGCTGCAGATTCGCCCGGAACGCTTCCACCAGCGCGGCATTCCGCTTGAACGGCTCGTACGCAGTTTCCTGCCGTTCGATCACCTTGAGGGAGCAGCCGGTGGCCGTGGCCGCGCCCTCCGCGCAGGCGATGACCCGGCGGTGGAGATCCCACATGGCGTCGATCCGGGGAGCCCGTACGTAGAACGTCGCGGCGGCGAACTCCGGGATGATGTTGGGCGCCGCGCCGCCGTGCGTGACGATGCCGTGAATGCGGGCATCGGGCCGCATTTGCTGACGCATCATGCTCACGTTGTTGAAGGTCTGGATCACGGCGTCCAGGGCGTTGACGCCATCCCAGGGATAGGCGGAAGCGTGCGCGGCCTTGCCGGTGAACTCGAAGCTGACCCGGACGATGCCGAGCAAGTCCTGATGGGGAACCCAGGCCGCCCAGCCGTGGACCATCAGCGCCGCGTCGACATCGCCGAACACGCCCGCGCGGATCAGTTTGACCTTGCCGCCGCCCCCCTCCTCGGCCGGCGTGCCGATGACGCGGATGCGGCCTCTGGGCAGGCGCTCCTTCATCGCGGCCAGCGCCGCTCCCGCGCCGGCGCCCGCGGCGGCGATGACGTTGTGACCGCAGGCGTGCCCGATCGCGGGCAGCGCGTCGTATTCGCACATGATGGCGATCGTCGGGCCTTCACCCGTTTCGAGCGTGGCTCGGAAGGCCGTCGCAACGCCGGCCACACCCGGCTCGACGGTGAAGCCCTGTTTGGACAGGAACTCCACGAGCCAGCCGGCGGCCTTCACCTCCTGGTATCCGAGCTCCGGGTTGTCGTGGATCGTTCGGGACAACGCTTCGAGATCGCCGGCCAGCCGGTCCACAGCCTGCACGATCATCTCTTTGGGGGCGCCCATGGATTCTCTCCGGACCTTCCGTGTTTCCGGCGCCCAACTATACCATCACCGGCCCTCGGGGAGCGCCCTGCGGGCTTGTGGTACGATGCCGGCGCTGTCGACCGACGCGACGAGGTGCCCGTGAACGCCAGAGTCCAGCTCGCCGTCGCGATCCCGCAGACGTTCCTCACCGGCTCCGTGGACCGCCGTGGCATCCGGGCGTTCCTGACCCGCGCCGAGCAGCTGGGCGTCCACAGCGCCTGGGTCGTGGAGCAGATCGTCGGCACGATTCCCAGCCTGGAGCCGGTGACCCTGCTCACCTACGCCGCCGCGGTCACCGAGCGGATCGCCCTGGGTTCCGCGGTGCTGTTGACCGCCCTGCGCAACCCGGTGCAGCTGGCCAAGAGCCTGGCCTCGCTCGATCAGCTGAGCGGGGGCCGGCTGATCGTCGGCGTCGGCCTCGGCGGCAACCGCAGGATCTATCCCGCCTTCGGCCTTCCCGCCGGCCGTCGGGCGGCGCGCTTCGCCGAAGGCATCCAGCTGCTACGGCGGCTGTGGACCGAGCCCCGTGTGAGCTTCGCCGGGGAGTTCCATACGCTCGACAACGTCGCCATGGAGCCCAAGCCGGTGCAGCAGCCGCATCCGCCGATCTGGTTCGGCGCCCACCACCCCGATGCCCTGAGGCGGGCGGCGATGCTGGGGGACGGATTCATGGGCGCCGGCTCCGTCTCCACCGAGCAGTTCGCCGAGGAGGTCAGGGGGCTGAGGCGGTTTCTGGGTGAGGCCGGGCGCGATCCCGACCGCTTTCCCATCGGCAAGCGCGTCTACCTCGCCATCGATCGCGATCGGGATCTCGCCGCGCGCCGCCTGGGCGAGTGGTTCCGAGCCTTCTACGGCCGCCCCGAGCTGGCCGGTCAGGTCGCCGTGTACGGCGACGTCGACGCATGCCTGGATGGCCTGGGCCGCGTCGTACGGGCCGGGGCTGGCCTGCTGATGCTCAATCCCGTCTTCGACGAGATGGAGCATCTCGAGCGGTTCGCCTCAGACCTCGCGCCGAAGCTCTGAGCCGGCGCACGCTAGCAGGTCCAGTCCTCCTGCTCGGCCGCACGTTCGGGCTGGGCCGTCGCCGGCTCCGCCACGTCCGGCTGCGCCCCCGCGGGCTCCGCCGCCTCCGGCTCAGTCGACGGCATCTGTACCGCCTCGGCCTCGCGGAGTCGCTCACGTAAGGGATCGTTCCCCGATAACTCCAGCAGCGCCAGTTCGTACCACACGCTCGTGTGCATCGCTCTCTCCTCGCCGGTGGTTTCGACCACCTCCGATCCGTGAATCGGTGAGCTCGTGCCGTCGTCTGTCAGCAGGCGACGTGCCACAATCGCCGGCGAGGAAAATCGAACGGTTACCGCACTGCGGGCCGCCGCGGCGCGGGCGAGGTGCCCGGAGGTCGGGCCCTTTGCCCGGTCCCGTCGGCCGGCTCAGCTACCGGCTTCGGCCTTGTAGCGTTCGGCCAGGGCGAGCTGTGCAGTGACGCCGATCAGGTCGTTGAACTCACGGAAGGGCAGGTAGCGGTCGACGAGCGCCCCGACGTCATCACGGCGCTTGAGCTCGCGCAGAAAGTCGGCGATGGCCTTCGCCGCCACGAGCAACGTGTCCACCGGCAACAGGATCACCGCGTATCCGAGCTGGCGGAGGCTGGCGAACGGCAGGAGCGGCGACCGCCCTCCGGGGGCGTAGTTGTACAGCAGCGGAGTGGTCAGCTCGCGGGCGATCCGGGCGACCTGCTCCTCCGTGCGCGGCGCCTCGATGAAGAGCACGTCGGCGCCCGCTTTGGCCGCCGCGTCGCCGCGGCGCAATCCCTCGTCGAAGTCGACGGCGGAAATGGCATCCGTGCGGGCGATGATGAGCAGATCGGGATCGGTACGTGCTTCGATGGCCGCCCGGATCTTGCCCGCGAACTCCTCCCGGGGAACGACCTGGTGTCCCGAGAGATGTCCGCACCGCTTGGGGGCCACCTGATCCTCGATGTGCAGCGCGGCCACCCCGGCCGCCTCGTAGGTCTGCACGGTGCGGCGCACGCTCAAGGCGTTGCCATACCCGGTGTCGGCGTCGGCGATGAGGGGGATCTGCACGGCGGCGGCCAGGTTGCGGACGTGGTCCGCCATCTCGGCGAGCCCGGCAAACCCGAGGTCGGGCAGTCCGAGCCGGGAGGCCGAGGTGCCGTAGCCCGTCATGTAGACGGCGGGGAAGCCGGCGCGTTCGACGAGCTTGGCCGAGACGGCGTCGTATGCGCCGGGGACGACGAGACCGGCCTTGCGACCGACGAGTGCGCGAAGCGTCTGCCGCGAACGCATGCTCCCTCCTTCAAGTCGGTCTCGCAATTGTACGTTACAATGACTCAACGTTCAGTCGGTGCGCGCCGCGCACAGGGAGCCTCCATGTTCGAGTCCGTCGAGGACGTCCAGCAGCGGTTTCGGGGCGCGAAGTACATCGCCAACCGACGTATCTCCACCGTCGTCTTTCTGGCCGAGCGAATGGGGCGGCCTGTCCTCATCGAAGGTCCGGCCGGCGTCGGCAAGACGGAGCTGGCCAAGACGCTGTCCGACGTGTCCGAGCGGCCCCTGATCCGCCTACAGTGCTACGAGGGGCTCGACGAAGGCAAGGCACTGTACGAGTGGAAGTATGCCAAACAGCTCCTTTACACGCAGCTCCTGCGCGAGCGTATCGGCGAGCTGATCGCCGATGCCCCGTCGCTGCCCGACGCCGTGGTCAAGATCGCCGGCCAGGACGACGCCTTTTTCTCGTTCCGGTTCCTGTCGCCACGCCCGCTGCTGAACGCCATCCTGGCCGAGCGCCCTGTGGTGCTGCTGGTCGACGAGATCGACAAGGCCGAGCCGGAATTCGAAGCCTTCCTCCTGGAGGTCCTGTCCGATTTCCAGGTTTCGGTGCCCGAGCTCGGCACCATCCGGGCCAAGCACATTCCGCTCGTGGTCCTGACCTCCAACAACGCCCGCGAGCTCTCCGACGGGCTCAAGCGGCGCTGCCTGCACCTCTTCATCGATTTTCCGGCGCCGGCCGAGGAGCTCGAGATCATCCGGCTCAAGGTCCCCGAGATCTCGGAACAGCTGGCCGGAGCCGTGGTGGCGGCCGTCCAGAAGATCCGCGCCATGGACCTCCGCAAACCACCCTCCGTGTCGGAGTCACTGGATTGGGCCCGCTCGCTGGTCATCCTCAACGCCCAGCGGCTCGATCCGGAGATGGTCGAATCCACGCTGACCATGCTGGTGAAGTACGAGAAGGACCTGGAGCGCGTGCGCGGCGCCCTGGACAAGGTTCTGGCGCCCTGACGACCGCGGCCCTCGACATGGACGAACGCATCCTCGAGTTCATCGGTGACCTCCGTCGGGCCGAGCTGCGGATCTCTCCCTCGGAGGCGCTCGACGCCCTGGCCGCCGCTTCCCAAGTCGGCCTCGAGGACCGGGAGACGTTCAAGACGGCGCTGGGCGCGACTCTGGTGAAGGAAGCCCGTGACCGCGCGACGTTCGACCGGATCTTCGACCTCTACTTTCTCGACTTGCAGGCCCTGGGCGAGGGGTTGCGCAAGGCGCTGGGCCCCGAGGATCCCCGGGTCCAGGACCTCCTCGACGAGCTGCTGGCGGACGAGTCGCTGGAGCTCGACCCCCTCACCGAGCTTCTGCTCCGCGGCCAGGGGGGCGAGATGGAGATGGCGATCCGCTCCGGTAGCCGCAACGCCAGCCTGGAACGGCTCATGTACGGGCTCCAGGTCGGCTATTTCTCCCGCCGGGTCGGCGATCAGCTGGATCTGGCCGCCATCGAGCGTGACCTGGAGGAGCTCCTGCGCCTGCTGGCGACCCGCGGGCTCGATCCCGGGCAGCTCGCGCGGATCCGCAACTATCTGGAGCTGCGCCTCGAGGCCTTTCGGCGGATGATCCGCCAGCACGTCGAGCGCGAGCTGGAGCGCCGGGCCTGGCGCCAGGGTGAACGGCTCACCCGCGAAGTCCTGTCCGACAAGCCGCTGTTCGCCCTGACGGCCGAGGAAGTGGCCCAGATGCAGGCGGTGGTCGCCCGCCTCGCCCGCAAGATCAAAGACGCTTTGGCTCTCCGCCAGCGCCAGCAAGAGCGGGGGAGGATCGACACGCGACGCACGATCCGCAAGAGCCTGGCCTGGGACGGGGTCCCCATGGAGATCGCCCTGCGCCGGCGTCACCGCGACAAGCCCAAGCTCATCACGATCTGCGACGTCTCCGACTCCGTGCGCAATGCCTCGCGCTTCATGCTGCAGCTGGTGTGGAGCTTGCAGGAGTGTTTCAGCCGTGTGCGGTCGTTCGTGTTCGTCTCGGAGATGGCCGAAGTGACGGAGGCGTTCGGCGCCTATCCGGTCGAGCGGGCCATCGAGTGGGCGCTCAAGGCCGCGCCGGTGGACTATCACTGCCGTTCGGACTTCGGCTATGCCTTCAGTCAGTTCGTGCGCGGCCAGCTCGAGACGTTGGACCGCCGGACGACCATCCTGCTCCTGGGCGACGCCCGCAACAACTATAACGATCCTCAGGCCTGGGCGCTCAGGATGATTCGCGAGCGGGTGAAGGGCATCATCTGGCTGAATCCCGAGGGCCAGTGGGGCTGGGGCGTCGGGGACAGCGTCATGCCGCTCTACGCGCCGGCGTGTGACCTGGTCCGAGAGTGCCGGACCGTCGGCCAACTCGGTGAGGTGGTCGACAACCTCGTGCATCACTGGTGGCGGCGCGGGCGCTGATCGACCGTGCCCTCCTCGGCCTGATCAGCGCGTCCCTCGTCGTCCAGATGGGCGCCGGTTTCGCCGGGTCCACGGCCCGCGCCGAGGACGACTGCTTGGCGATCGAGGACTTCGGGGGGGGCCTGGGACAGTTCCCCCGCGACTGGCGCGCCCGCAAGGCGGAAGGCCAGACGGTATACCGAGTCCAGGAAGAGGATGGAAGGCGCTTCCTCCACGCCCACTCCAAAGGGCTGGGGGTCCAGGCGGCCAAACCCTACGAGTGGGACCTCAACGCTTACCCGGTCCTGGCCTGGAGCTGGCGCCCCCGGCAGTTTCCCCGAGGAGCCGACGAGCAGCACGGCGAGAACGACAGCGCGCTGGCGGTCTACATGGCCGTGCCCCACTCCCGCATCCGAGGGCCCCGGGCCGTCAAATACATCTGGAGCGAAACGGTGCCGGCGGGAACGCGACTGAGCTCGAACTACGGGCTCACCCAGGTCCGCGTGTTGCGCAGCGGCCGCGTGGGGCTCGGGGAGTGGGTCGACGAGCGCGTCAACGTGCGCGACGACTACCTCCGATACTTCGAGGTGAGCGAGGTCCCCAAGCCCGCCGGCATCGCCGTCCTCACCGACTCCGACGACACCGAGTCCAGTGCCCAGGGGGACTACGCTAACTTTCGGGTGTGCCGCCAGTAGCGCCAGGCATCGGTCCTATGGTCGGGGAGGCGAGGTCGATGGTATCGCTGGAGTATAAATCAGGGCACCATCTGCCCCACTGCCAGAGCATGCGGGTCCACCGCATTCCCCGGGTGGGCGTCGTCGACCACCTGCTGAGCGTCGCCTACATCTATCCCTTCCGCTGCGGCCACTGCCTGCGCCGGTTCCGCGCGACGCAGTGGGGCAAGCGCTACCGTCGTCGCGTCCCCGCTCGACTGTGATAGCCTCCGGCCATGGCGCCGGCAGGCTCCCCACCGACTCCCGCGGCCGCTGATTCTCTCGAAGAGCTCCACGCCCGTGGCGTGACCGACGGGCTGCCCGTCGTGCTGCCCACGCCCGACCGGGTGCGCCTGGCGGTGGCGGCCTCGGGACGAGACCCCGACGAGCTGGTGGCCCTGGTCCCGCCCAACTACGGGCGCGCCACCATCGAGAAGATCGCGGTCAACGCCGTCATGGCCGGGTGCCGGCCCGAGTACCTGCCGGTCGTCGTGGCGGCGGTCGAGGCCGTCTGCGACGAATCGTTCGACCTGCACGGCGTGGCGGCGACCACCAATGCGCCGACGCCCCTGGTGATCGTCAATGGCCCGGTGCGAGGGACGCTCGGGATCAATTGCGGAGCGGCGGTGTTCGGTCCGGGCGCCCGGGCCAACGCCACCATCGGACGGGCCGTCCGCCTGGTCTGCCGCAACATCGGTGGGGCTCGCGCCGGCGGAGTGAGCATGTCGACACTGGCCCACCCCGGTCACTACACGTACTGCATCGGGGAACACGAGGAGGCCAACCCCTGGACGTCGCTGGCCGTCGAGCACGGGTTCGGGCCGAGCGAGAGCGTCGTCGCCGTGCTGGCCGCTGACGCGCCGCTCGGCGTCTACGATCACGTGAGCCGGACGGCGACCGATCTGCTCGGCACCATCGCGGCCAGCCTGGCCGTGATCGTCAACCACAAGATGACGCACTGGGGCGACAGCCTGCTCGTCCTCGGGCCCGAGCACGCCCGCACCATCGCCGGCGATGGCTGGAGCAAGGACGATATCAGGCGGTTCCTCCACGATCGGTTGCGCTGGCCGGTGCGCGAGCTCGTTCCTGGCCGCAACGGAGGCACGGGGCTCCCCGAGCACGTGCTGGCCAAGTACCCCGACCCCCAGCGTGACGAGACGCCCATCACGAAGTTCCGGTCGGCGGACAACATCAAGATCCTGGTGGCCGGCGGGACGGCGGGCCGCTTCTCGGCGATCGTGCCGGGGTGGACCTTCGCGCGGGCCTCTCGCCTCGTGTTCCGCCGGATTCCGACTCCCTGAAGGAGGTGCCCATGTCCGAGGAGTTCCTGGACCCCACCGACTCGGTCGCCGTGCCCCGCAAGGTGGCTCCGCGGCCCTCGACGCTGGACGGCAAGGTGATCACGTTGCTCGATATTTCCAAGGCCAAAGGGAACCACCTCCTGGACCGGATCGAGGAGCTGTTGCGGGCCCGAACCCGGGCCAAGGCGATC
Above is a genomic segment from Candidatus Methylomirabilota bacterium containing:
- a CDS encoding superoxide dismutase family protein codes for the protein MPALTGIVGDGRWPVTLAVILLATGGCLAVLQAPPATATAVLRNARDEVVGTASLAQVTGGVRIVVTVSGLPPGDKGVHIHEMGRCDPPSFASAGGHFNPTRRGHGILNPAGPHVGDLPNMRVDADGTGRLETFTERVTLGTGWNSLLDDARALVIHAAADDHRTDPTGNSGPRLACGVLVKP
- a CDS encoding M20 family metallopeptidase; the protein is MSAAADAIKTGLAEAVDRLGDELEQLSLRIHGHPELCFKEEQAHAWLTEFLELHGARVERGVGLPTAFRATISGAGPGPRVAILCEYDALPGIGHACGHNVIAAAGAGAGAALALGRLPFAGEIQVIGTPAEEGGAGKVKLLEAGVFRDVDAALMIHGRSGTRVWRPSLGIVKVKAEFFGRAAHASSWPWRGVNALNAVIQLFVALDAMRQQLRPDARVHGVIVNGGAQPNIIPEHTSADFYLRSLDRTYCFELLRRFQACADGAATATGCTAKVTADPVVHEPLRPNATMARLFARNLALIDVSEDPEDGDAGYGSTDCGNLSHAVPTIHPYVRISPDGVPGHSREFAEWARSPMARAGILVGAKALAMTALDLLASPDALRQAKDDFARGGAAP
- a CDS encoding M20 family metallopeptidase; the protein is MGAPKEMIVQAVDRLAGDLEALSRTIHDNPELGYQEVKAAGWLVEFLSKQGFTVEPGVAGVATAFRATLETGEGPTIAIMCEYDALPAIGHACGHNVIAAAGAGAGAALAAMKERLPRGRIRVIGTPAEEGGGGKVKLIRAGVFGDVDAALMVHGWAAWVPHQDLLGIVRVSFEFTGKAAHASAYPWDGVNALDAVIQTFNNVSMMRQQMRPDARIHGIVTHGGAAPNIIPEFAAATFYVRAPRIDAMWDLHRRVIACAEGAATATGCSLKVIERQETAYEPFKRNAALVEAFRANLQRFGVTESPEDKEHLGSSDVGNVSQVVPTIQPLVKIAPDGTPIHSRAFEAAAVSPLAREGLLIAAKTLALTAYDILAEPMLLAQIRKEFAAT
- a CDS encoding LLM class flavin-dependent oxidoreductase → MNARVQLAVAIPQTFLTGSVDRRGIRAFLTRAEQLGVHSAWVVEQIVGTIPSLEPVTLLTYAAAVTERIALGSAVLLTALRNPVQLAKSLASLDQLSGGRLIVGVGLGGNRRIYPAFGLPAGRRAARFAEGIQLLRRLWTEPRVSFAGEFHTLDNVAMEPKPVQQPHPPIWFGAHHPDALRRAAMLGDGFMGAGSVSTEQFAEEVRGLRRFLGEAGRDPDRFPIGKRVYLAIDRDRDLAARRLGEWFRAFYGRPELAGQVAVYGDVDACLDGLGRVVRAGAGLLMLNPVFDEMEHLERFASDLAPKL
- a CDS encoding isocitrate lyase/PEP mutase family protein, coding for MRSRQTLRALVGRKAGLVVPGAYDAVSAKLVERAGFPAVYMTGYGTSASRLGLPDLGFAGLAEMADHVRNLAAAVQIPLIADADTGYGNALSVRRTVQTYEAAGVAALHIEDQVAPKRCGHLSGHQVVPREEFAGKIRAAIEARTDPDLLIIARTDAISAVDFDEGLRRGDAAAKAGADVLFIEAPRTEEQVARIARELTTPLLYNYAPGGRSPLLPFASLRQLGYAVILLPVDTLLVAAKAIADFLRELKRRDDVGALVDRYLPFREFNDLIGVTAQLALAERYKAEAGS
- a CDS encoding MoxR family ATPase, with the protein product MFESVEDVQQRFRGAKYIANRRISTVVFLAERMGRPVLIEGPAGVGKTELAKTLSDVSERPLIRLQCYEGLDEGKALYEWKYAKQLLYTQLLRERIGELIADAPSLPDAVVKIAGQDDAFFSFRFLSPRPLLNAILAERPVVLLVDEIDKAEPEFEAFLLEVLSDFQVSVPELGTIRAKHIPLVVLTSNNARELSDGLKRRCLHLFIDFPAPAEELEIIRLKVPEISEQLAGAVVAAVQKIRAMDLRKPPSVSESLDWARSLVILNAQRLDPEMVESTLTMLVKYEKDLERVRGALDKVLAP
- a CDS encoding VWA domain-containing protein; the protein is MDERILEFIGDLRRAELRISPSEALDALAAASQVGLEDRETFKTALGATLVKEARDRATFDRIFDLYFLDLQALGEGLRKALGPEDPRVQDLLDELLADESLELDPLTELLLRGQGGEMEMAIRSGSRNASLERLMYGLQVGYFSRRVGDQLDLAAIERDLEELLRLLATRGLDPGQLARIRNYLELRLEAFRRMIRQHVERELERRAWRQGERLTREVLSDKPLFALTAEEVAQMQAVVARLARKIKDALALRQRQQERGRIDTRRTIRKSLAWDGVPMEIALRRRHRDKPKLITICDVSDSVRNASRFMLQLVWSLQECFSRVRSFVFVSEMAEVTEAFGAYPVERAIEWALKAAPVDYHCRSDFGYAFSQFVRGQLETLDRRTTILLLGDARNNYNDPQAWALRMIRERVKGIIWLNPEGQWGWGVGDSVMPLYAPACDLVRECRTVGQLGEVVDNLVHHWWRRGR
- a CDS encoding DUF3047 domain-containing protein, with protein sequence MAARALIDRALLGLISASLVVQMGAGFAGSTARAEDDCLAIEDFGGGLGQFPRDWRARKAEGQTVYRVQEEDGRRFLHAHSKGLGVQAAKPYEWDLNAYPVLAWSWRPRQFPRGADEQHGENDSALAVYMAVPHSRIRGPRAVKYIWSETVPAGTRLSSNYGLTQVRVLRSGRVGLGEWVDERVNVRDDYLRYFEVSEVPKPAGIAVLTDSDDTESSAQGDYANFRVCRQ